One genomic window of Myxocyprinus asiaticus isolate MX2 ecotype Aquarium Trade chromosome 5, UBuf_Myxa_2, whole genome shotgun sequence includes the following:
- the LOC127441690 gene encoding zinc finger protein Gfi-1-like produces the protein MPRSFLVKSKRAHSYHLPRYLDDNCMQIEKLLTCQESQMGQVPESTVDVGKDPGNCSPKASMVCTADHSSQQSPLRCEGSVCDHSSDYEDFWRPLSRSASPDLDKCPVPSQDNPQAFDMTFSPYVWAHSTSELRHLIQTCNHVPVSMDPEPSVEVYETMERRPGAHLLTEPSQSGRFYQDYGSLTSNLLDSRSFYADFKMSTKVSEINAESDILCTRLQLNGSYKCVKCTKVFSTPHGLEVHVRRSHSGTRPYACEICGKTFGHSVSLEQHKAVHSQERVFSCKICDKSFKRSSTLSTHLFIHSDTRPYPCQYCGKRFHQKSDMKKHTFIHTGEKPHKCQVCGKAFSQSSNLITHSRKHTGFRPFGCELCGKGFQRKVDLRRHKETQHGLK, from the exons ATGCCGAGGTCATTTTTGGTGAAGAGCAAACGGGCACACAGTTATCACCTACCCCGTTACCTGGACGACAACTGCATGCAAATTGAGAAACTTCTCACATGCCAAG AAAGTCAAATGGGACAGGTGCCTGAGAGCACAGTGGATGTAGGGAAGGATCCGGGCAATTGTTCCCCTAAAGCCAGCATGGTGTGTACGGCGGATCATTCCTCTCAACAGTCCCCACTCAGATGCGAGGGCAGTGTGTGTGACCACTCATCAGACTATGAGGACTTTTGGAGACCTCTGTCCCGATCTGCCTCTCCAG ATCTGGATAAATGCCCGGTGCCTTCACAGGACAACCCTCAGGCTTTCGACATGACTTTCTCTCCATATGTTTGGGCCCATTCAACATCCGAGCTCAGGCACCTCATTCAAACGTGCAATCATGTCCCTGTTTCTATGGATCCAGAGCCATCAGTGGAGGTGTATGAGACTATGGAAAGAAGGCCAGGTGCCCATCTCCTCACTGAACCAAGCCAATCAGGGCGATTTTACCAGGACTATGGCTCTTTGACCTCTAACCTTTTGGATAGTAGAAGCTTTTACGCAGACTTCAAGATGTCAACTAAAGTATCAGAGATTAATGCAGAATCGGATATTCTTTGCACGCGACTTCAACTAAATGGGTCCTACAAATGCGTAAAATGCACTAAG gtgTTTTCGACCCCTCATGGTTTAGAGGTTCACGTAAGGCGGTCACACAGTGGCACAAGGCCCTACGCTTGCGAAATCTGCGGAAAAACGTTTGGCCACAGCGTCAGCCTGGAGCAACATAAAGCTGTCCATTCACAA GAAAGGGTTTTCAGCTGCAAAATCTGTGACAAAAGCTTCAAGAGGTCGTCCACTTTGTCCACGCACCTCTTCATCCACTCTGACACCCGACCATATCCCTGTCAATACTGTGGCAAAAGATTCCACCAGAAATCAGATATGAAGAAACACACGTTCATTCACACAG GTGAGAAGCCGCACAAGTGTCAAGTGTGTGGCAAAGCCTTCAGCCAGAGTTCAAACCTCATCACGCACAGCAGAAAACACACAGGATTCAGGCCTTTTGGATGCgaactgtgtggcaaaggctttCAGCGCAAAGTAGATCTGAGGAGACACAAAGAAACGCAGCATGgtctaaaataa